A genomic window from Hyla sarda isolate aHylSar1 chromosome 10, aHylSar1.hap1, whole genome shotgun sequence includes:
- the LOC130294438 gene encoding uncharacterized protein LOC130294438: MEEAQHLRDMDYVRSRTIKPSSSLISSSSSSSSGLPSGDSAPPPWNPGLLHVAALSQTATCGCSLTDCFTLPPSLTDCYTLPPSLTDCYMWLLSHRLLHIAALSHRLLHVAALSQTATCGCSLTDCFTLPPSLTDCYMWLLSHRLLHIAALSHRLLHIAALSHRLLHVAALSQTATCGCSLTDCFTLPPSLTDCFTLPPSLTDCYMWLLSHRLLHIAALSHRLLHVAALSQTATCGCSLTDCFTLPPSLTDCFTLPPSLTDCFTLPPSLTDCFSWPPFLTQTDTRDPLSHIDCF, encoded by the exons ATGGAGGAGGCCCAACACCTGAGGGACATGGACTATGTGAGATCGAGAACAATAAAACCTTCATCATCtcttatatcatcatcatcatcatcatcatcagggctGCCGTCAGGAGATTCAGCCCCTCCACCATGGAACCCTGGACTGCTACATGTGGctgctctctcacagactgctacaTGTGGctgctctctcacagactgcttcacATTGCcgccctctctcacagactgctacaCATTGCcgccctctctcacagactgctacaTGTGGctgctctctcacagactgcttcacATTGCcgccctctctcacagactgctacaTGTGGctgctctctcacagactgctacaTGTGGctgctctctcacagactgcttcacATTGCcgccctctctcacagactgctacaTGTGGctgctctctcacagactgcttcacATTGCcgccctctctcacagactgcttcacATTGCcgccctctctcacagactgctacaTGTGGctgctctctcacagactgctacaTGTGGctgctctctcacagactgcttcacATTGCcgccctctctcacagactgcttcacATTGCcgccctctctcacagactgctacaTGTGGctgctctctcacagactgcttcacATTGCcgccctctctcacagactgctacaTGTGGctgctctctcacagactgct acaTGTGGctgctctctcacagactgcttcacATTGCcgccctctctcacagactgcttcacATTGCcgccctctctcacagactgcttcacATTGCcgccctctctcacagactgcttttCATGGCCCCCCTTTCTTACACAGACTGACACTCGTGAccccctctctcacatagactgcttttAA